GGCGTTCCAATTTGCTGTAACAGGAAAGTATGCTAACGCGAAAGAGGTTGTTAGAGCCCATAAAGACTTTTATAATAACAGGAAGATGTATCGGTCTGCTAGAAATGAAAATCTGGAAAAAATGATTGTTGAATACCCTGCAACTATCTACCCAAGAAGTATTCTTGCTGCTTATTATCTGAGAGGAATAAAGTTATTCTCAAATTTGAAGTTTGGACGTTAAGCTCTTCAACTGCAATTAAGTTTGATATTTCTTATCTGAATTTTCTTTTTTCTTGTATATTTGGACTGTATTTATACTGCGTAACCCAATGAGAAAGATTGTATTTTCTTTTGTCTTGTTATTGTTGGTTTCTGTGGCTCTCAAGGCACAGGAAAAGCAAGATACGTATATAGATATGGCAGTTATCTATCATGGGGATACGATTGCTATTATGAACCTCAAGCCGGTTTATATATATGCTCCATTAAAATTTAAGAATAACAAGCAAAGACAGGAATACTCAAAACTAGTAAGGGACGTCCGCATAGCGTACCCTTATGCAAAGATGATTACAGCTGCTATTGTTGAAACTTATGAATATATGCAATCCTTGCCCAATGATAAAGCAAGAGATAAGTATATGAACGATGTGCAGAAATATATGATGGAGGAATACAAACCCAAGATGAAGAAAATGACCAAGAATCAGGGTAAGGTTTTGGTGAAGCTTATCGATCGTCAATGTAATACCTCGTCATATAATATTGTAAAAGCCTTGGTTGGTAGCTTCAAAGCCGGTGTATATAATGCTTTTGCCGGATTGTTTGGCAATAGCCTGAAAACAGAATATGATCCTGAAGGTAGAGATGCCGAAATAGAAGCCATCGTTACTCAGTTGGAACAAGGTACATTAGATTATTATTATTCCATTAATTATCATGGATATAAATGATTGATAACAATTAGATTACATAAATAAAACAGCGACAAGCCCTTTTGAGTTTATCGCTGTTTTGTATATGGGGGTAACTATCTTCTTATAGCTTATTAATTAGGCTCTTAGGAACATAGAATGTGTCGTTCTTGTCTATGTATACAGTCACTGTACTTAACGAGATTGGCTGATTGTTGAGATAAACTACCGACTTGAACGCAGGTATAGTCAAGGTCATATTTCCTTTCTTTACTTTTAATACAGGGAAATCAGTAGACTTATCGATGCTATACTCTAATCCTTTGAAGACTTCTGTATGTTTAGCAAACACTTCTTCTGTCATATCTTTCAAAGATGTTTTGAGCCCTATAGCGTCAGATAAATATTGGTTTATTTCTACATTCGTATTCATACCTATAGGCAGATCACCATCAGGATGATAAGCTGCGAGAAATACTTCTTCGCCGGTATGCCCTCCCGTTGTGAAACCGAAATATGTATGTTGATTCATTATATTAATAATACTCGAACCCATATTCACGCTATTGCTTACTTTCATATAGTCAGCTTCTTGATAGTTCTTAGAACTGAGAAGTAAGTTTAATTCATCGTCGTTCAGGTCTATATTCGTATATTCTTTAAATATGCTTTTGAAATCTTCCGGTTTCGATTTTAATAAGATACGCTCCAAACCTTCTCCTGTTTTTTTGTATTGCGATACATTTTTGAATAGTTGATCGATGGTTGCTTTGTCATAGCTTTTCAGGTCTCTACGACCAATTGTGAATCCGCTATTTCCATGATCGGGAAGAACTATTACAGTTGTTTCTCCATTCTTGCGGGCAAAATCCATAACAGTAGCAACTGCTTTGTCGAATGCTAAATATTCTGTAATACAGCCTACAGCATCGTTTCCGTGAGCAGACCAGTCTACTTTACTGCCTTCTACCATGAGGAAAAAGCCGTTTTCGTTCTGAGAAAGCCTGTCTAGCGCTTTTTTAGTCATTTCATTCAGTGACGGAACTAGAGTAGAGTCTCTGTCGATGTCGTAAGGTAGCTCTCTTTCTCCGAATAATGCCCAAACTTTATCTTTTCCATTAAAGTTACGGAAAGCTTTTAGATCATCCTGAATAAGTCTGGTTCCCGTGTTTTTGAAATGTTGTTTAATGTCGTCAGTAAGTATAGAATTACCACCACCAAACATGACATCTAAGTTTTGATATGCCATTTGTGATGCGATATATTCATATTTGCCTCTGGCATAATAGTGTGCAGAGCAGTCTGCGGGTGTTGCATGCGGGAATTCCACCGTAACAACCAATCCCGTAGCTTTGTTTTGTTGATGTTTAGCAGCTTCCAGTATTGTAGCTAATGGTTGGTAAGCTTTTGCCGGATCTACAGGTACTAAGTCATTTTGAGGATCGGCAACAGGATAGATCGATACATTACCCGTCTGTTGGGGCATACCGGTCATATAACAAGAAGTTGTAGGAGCCGAGTCTCCAATGGGAGCATTTGATGAAAATGTTTTTACCGTGCCGCATAGATAAGGGTCAATAGCTAAATTGTTGCTTCCAAGCTTGTTGTAAATCTGATACCAACGTGCGGCAGAAACTACACCGATAGATGTTCCGTCAGGTATCATCACAATCACATTTTTGGTAGGTCTGACATGCTTGCGGTACTGCTGTTGGGCATATATCGCGGTCGAAAAAATCAGCAGAAGCAATAAGACCGTACTTGTTTTTCTCATGTTGGGAATATTTTGAATGATTAATAAATTGAAAAAGTATACCAAAGTTACAAAATATGTTTGCATCGCAAAGACGCTGGATAATAATTTAAAGCCATTTCAAACCTTTTGTAAATAACACAAAAAAGAGTTTGTTTTTTAATGGCTATAATTCATTTAAGTCACGCTTTTTACCGTGCGTGGGTGTTACTTTTTTATGGTTTTGTATATTGTTGTACATCATATGTTTAGATATTTAATGTTGTTAAAAAGTAACAAAAGTAACAGTCGTTATGCTCTTTTTAATGTCACTTTTACTTCTTTCAGATCACTATAATGTCTTATATAAGATAAATCTGCAATATAAGATTACAAACAGTTATTTGTTGATAAATGTGACTGCTCGGAGTCGTTCCTTTCGTCGATTTCTTTTTACAAAGGAAATAAATACGCTCTAAAAATATTGATGTATCTTTGTTTCTTAACTGAAATTTAATTTTTAGTTCTTAGTTTTGTTTTTTAATGATAAATAAAGATAGATGGAGAATAGGAAGCCTCTGATACTGATTACGAATGACGATGGTTATCAGGCTAAAGGTATAGAAGCATTGATAGATAGCGTAAAAGATTTAGGAGATATTATAGTTGTAGCACCCGATGGACCTCGTTCGGGAATGTCGAGTGCAATAACATCATTACAGCCATTACGGGTATATTTGATAAGTGAAAGCCAGAATATCAAAGTCTATGCGACAACAGGAACTCCTGTGGACT
The Dysgonomonas mossii genome window above contains:
- a CDS encoding alkaline phosphatase — its product is MRKTSTVLLLLLIFSTAIYAQQQYRKHVRPTKNVIVMIPDGTSIGVVSAARWYQIYNKLGSNNLAIDPYLCGTVKTFSSNAPIGDSAPTTSCYMTGMPQQTGNVSIYPVADPQNDLVPVDPAKAYQPLATILEAAKHQQNKATGLVVTVEFPHATPADCSAHYYARGKYEYIASQMAYQNLDVMFGGGNSILTDDIKQHFKNTGTRLIQDDLKAFRNFNGKDKVWALFGERELPYDIDRDSTLVPSLNEMTKKALDRLSQNENGFFLMVEGSKVDWSAHGNDAVGCITEYLAFDKAVATVMDFARKNGETTVIVLPDHGNSGFTIGRRDLKSYDKATIDQLFKNVSQYKKTGEGLERILLKSKPEDFKSIFKEYTNIDLNDDELNLLLSSKNYQEADYMKVSNSVNMGSSIINIMNQHTYFGFTTGGHTGEEVFLAAYHPDGDLPIGMNTNVEINQYLSDAIGLKTSLKDMTEEVFAKHTEVFKGLEYSIDKSTDFPVLKVKKGNMTLTIPAFKSVVYLNNQPISLSTVTVYIDKNDTFYVPKSLINKL
- a CDS encoding DUF4294 domain-containing protein is translated as MRKIVFSFVLLLLVSVALKAQEKQDTYIDMAVIYHGDTIAIMNLKPVYIYAPLKFKNNKQRQEYSKLVRDVRIAYPYAKMITAAIVETYEYMQSLPNDKARDKYMNDVQKYMMEEYKPKMKKMTKNQGKVLVKLIDRQCNTSSYNIVKALVGSFKAGVYNAFAGLFGNSLKTEYDPEGRDAEIEAIVTQLEQGTLDYYYSINYHGYK